One Leisingera sp. M658 genomic window carries:
- a CDS encoding DnaA N-terminal domain-containing protein, giving the protein MLAKRPAGRNASALKYDILTAMGTYALGQGKGAQKLVLRFMTLMTARYNWQRDELAVGQREIARLWDVDERTVKREMAKLRGWGWLVVKRQGARGRVTEYGIGLERLLADTQDRWGAVGPDFEHRMQNNDEPAPNVVPLRPGSAPPAPDISDGSEWSLAKAVLHAEDPANYASWVQGLERASRAGGRLTLKAPSRFHANYVMAHLMPRLLAACRDVDGGVSAIVVEA; this is encoded by the coding sequence ATGCTTGCCAAACGGCCTGCGGGGCGCAACGCCTCAGCATTGAAGTATGACATCCTCACGGCGATGGGGACCTATGCGCTTGGCCAGGGCAAGGGGGCGCAGAAACTGGTGCTGCGCTTCATGACATTGATGACCGCACGCTACAACTGGCAGCGCGATGAACTGGCAGTGGGCCAGCGCGAGATAGCCCGGCTGTGGGATGTCGATGAACGCACGGTAAAGCGCGAGATGGCCAAGCTGCGGGGCTGGGGCTGGCTGGTGGTGAAGCGTCAGGGCGCGCGCGGGCGGGTCACCGAATACGGGATCGGCCTGGAGCGGCTGCTGGCGGATACGCAGGACCGCTGGGGGGCTGTGGGTCCGGATTTTGAACACCGGATGCAAAACAATGATGAGCCGGCGCCGAATGTGGTGCCGCTGCGCCCAGGTTCGGCGCCGCCTGCGCCGGATATCTCGGACGGCAGCGAATGGAGCCTGGCCAAGGCAGTGCTGCATGCGGAGGACCCGGCGAATTATGCGTCGTGGGTGCAAGGGCTGGAACGCGCCAGCCGCGCCGGCGGCCGGCTGACGCTAAAGGCGCCGAGCCGGTTCCACGCAAACTATGTGATGGCGCATCTGATGCCGCGCTTGCTGGCGGCCTGCCGCGATGTGGATGGCGGGGTCTCGGCGATTGTTGTCGAGGCGTGA
- a CDS encoding type II toxin-antitoxin system RelE/ParE family toxin: MAEPRWLIRPAARADLSAIWRYGLDTWSEAQADAYADGLFALFDLLADFPEMARERTEFTPPVRIHPSGAHLVIYRLEHSRPEIIRILHARQDLMAFLSE, encoded by the coding sequence ATGGCTGAGCCGCGCTGGCTGATCCGCCCCGCCGCCCGCGCCGACCTGTCTGCCATCTGGCGCTACGGCTTGGACACCTGGAGCGAGGCGCAGGCTGATGCCTATGCCGATGGCCTGTTTGCCTTGTTCGACCTGCTGGCGGACTTCCCGGAAATGGCCCGCGAACGCACTGAATTCACGCCGCCGGTCCGCATCCATCCCAGCGGCGCGCATCTGGTGATCTACCGGCTGGAACACTCCCGCCCCGAAATCATCCGCATCCTGCACGCCCGCCAGGACCTGATGGCCTTCCTGTCAGAATAA
- a CDS encoding type II toxin-antitoxin system ParD family antitoxin yields the protein MATMNVSLPNQMKDWVEDQARTGTYANSSDYVRDLIRRDQARTAAIGELQSAIDAGLASGPAEALSAQDFRAAMRRNG from the coding sequence ATGGCCACCATGAATGTATCCCTGCCGAACCAGATGAAAGACTGGGTCGAGGACCAGGCCCGCACCGGCACCTATGCCAATTCCAGCGACTATGTCCGCGACCTGATCCGCCGCGACCAGGCCCGCACCGCCGCCATAGGTGAACTGCAATCCGCCATTGATGCAGGCCTCGCCAGCGGCCCGGCGGAAGCGCTGTCAGCACAGGACTTTAGGGCCGCAATGCGCCGCAATGGCTGA
- a CDS encoding MurR/RpiR family transcriptional regulator, translated as MDPHLDPRKTARLIQHLKDQMEQLPPKLKAAAKYVIDNPGDFGLDTVRTSAERTGISANGFVRLAQHLGYDSFEALRAPFRAALTTTHEADLGQDWLDRMQDQGPAGALQASAARNQLNITSRSLRLMTAERTQAIIDTLTSARRSYVTATRSSYALAYYFHYVGRMALPGLELVPRHMGAALDDLLDITPEDCLIALTFAPYSAGTIQALRLAGERGAKVILISDSEVIAPGIRTDHVLAVAASSLHPFGAVGGAMAVLECLLTHLIAAGGEDARHRIEAYDALRQDSGAYWSGPKLPRVSR; from the coding sequence ATGGACCCGCATCTCGACCCCCGGAAAACCGCCCGGCTGATCCAGCACCTGAAGGACCAGATGGAGCAACTGCCGCCCAAGCTGAAGGCGGCGGCGAAATACGTGATCGACAACCCCGGCGACTTCGGCCTTGATACGGTCCGCACCTCGGCCGAGAGGACCGGCATCAGCGCCAACGGCTTTGTCCGCCTCGCCCAGCATCTGGGTTATGACAGCTTCGAGGCCCTCCGCGCCCCCTTTCGCGCCGCCCTCACCACTACGCACGAGGCTGACCTTGGCCAGGACTGGCTCGACCGGATGCAGGACCAAGGCCCGGCCGGCGCGCTGCAGGCATCGGCGGCGCGCAACCAGCTCAACATCACCTCCCGCTCACTGCGGCTGATGACGGCAGAGCGCACCCAGGCCATCATCGACACCCTCACCTCCGCCCGCCGCAGCTATGTCACCGCAACCCGCTCTTCCTACGCATTGGCCTATTACTTCCACTACGTCGGCCGCATGGCGCTGCCGGGGCTGGAACTGGTCCCGCGCCACATGGGCGCTGCGCTGGACGATCTGCTGGATATCACCCCCGAGGACTGCCTGATCGCCCTTACCTTCGCCCCCTACTCCGCCGGCACCATCCAGGCGCTGCGGCTGGCGGGCGAACGCGGGGCAAAGGTGATCCTGATTTCCGACAGCGAAGTCATCGCCCCCGGCATCCGCACCGATCATGTGCTGGCGGTGGCCGCCAGCTCGCTGCACCCTTTCGGCGCCGTCGGCGGCGCAATGGCGGTTCTGGAATGCCTGCTCACCCATCTGATCGCAGCCGGCGGCGAAGACGCCCGGCACCGGATAGAGGCCTATGACGCCCTGCGTCAGGACAGCGGCGCCTATTGGAGCGGCCCGAAACTGCCGCGTGTCAGCCGCTAG
- a CDS encoding GFA family protein, whose translation MSDILEGRCLCGAVKIRVDGAHDPRPGACHCRMCQRWTGGLFLCFEADAEAVVVEGPAVRYQSSAFAERAFCSTCGSHLWMRDVDKDGAPYDLMPGLFDAALSWPLRSEIYADRAMASVRLEGDHKRATRDEWEAQNPFIDGDV comes from the coding sequence ATGAGCGATATTCTGGAAGGCCGTTGCCTGTGCGGCGCCGTGAAAATCCGTGTCGATGGGGCGCATGACCCGCGCCCCGGAGCCTGCCATTGCCGCATGTGCCAGCGCTGGACCGGCGGGCTTTTCTTATGTTTTGAGGCTGATGCGGAAGCGGTGGTGGTGGAGGGGCCTGCGGTCCGGTATCAATCTTCTGCCTTTGCCGAGCGGGCGTTCTGCAGCACCTGCGGGTCGCATCTTTGGATGCGGGATGTGGATAAGGACGGCGCGCCTTATGACCTGATGCCGGGACTGTTTGATGCCGCTCTCAGCTGGCCGCTCCGGTCGGAGATCTATGCCGACCGGGCAATGGCGTCAGTGCGGCTGGAGGGCGATCACAAGCGGGCCACCCGGGATGAATGGGAGGCCCAGAACCCGTTCATTGACGGAGATGTCTGA
- the tviB gene encoding Vi polysaccharide biosynthesis UDP-N-acetylglucosamine C-6 dehydrogenase TviB: protein MSGVQDKICVIGLGYVGLPLAAAFGQQRKVIGFDIDPGRIAELRRGEDRTRELGCQELAIAEHLSFTADPAEIAGCSIYIVTVPTPVDASHRPDLSPLLSASAIVGGVLKPGDLVIYESTVYPGATEEDCVPILEARSGLVFNKDFFAGYSPERINPGDKARRLADIVKVTSGSTPEVAERVDALYREVVTAGTHKAAGIRVAEAAKVIENSQRDINIALVNELAKIFNKMGIDTEAVLEAAGTKWNFLPFRPGLVGGHCIGVDPYYLTHKAEKLGYHPEILLAGRRLNDGMGAYAAGEMVKAMLKRGLPVSGARVLVMGLTFKENCPDLRNTRVIDVVRSLEEYGAKVDVYDPHADPEEAQAEYGISLVPEIGQGAYAGVVLAVAHSEFREMGAEAIRALGTAGALVYDLKYVLAPEDADLRL from the coding sequence ATGAGCGGCGTGCAGGATAAGATCTGTGTCATTGGACTTGGCTATGTGGGGCTGCCGCTGGCGGCGGCCTTTGGGCAGCAGCGGAAAGTCATTGGCTTTGACATCGATCCGGGCCGCATTGCCGAGCTGCGCCGGGGCGAAGACCGCACCCGCGAGCTGGGCTGCCAGGAACTGGCAATTGCGGAGCACCTTAGTTTCACTGCCGACCCGGCGGAGATTGCCGGTTGCTCCATCTATATCGTCACCGTGCCGACGCCGGTGGATGCCAGCCACCGCCCGGATCTGAGCCCGCTCTTGTCGGCTTCGGCGATTGTTGGCGGGGTGCTGAAACCGGGCGATCTGGTGATTTATGAATCCACCGTCTATCCCGGCGCCACCGAGGAAGATTGCGTGCCCATTCTGGAAGCGCGCTCGGGGCTGGTGTTCAACAAGGATTTCTTTGCCGGCTACAGTCCCGAGCGGATCAACCCCGGCGACAAGGCGCGGCGGCTGGCGGATATCGTCAAAGTGACATCCGGGTCGACGCCGGAGGTGGCCGAACGCGTCGATGCGCTGTACCGCGAGGTGGTGACGGCCGGCACCCATAAGGCCGCGGGCATCCGGGTGGCTGAGGCCGCCAAGGTGATTGAGAACAGCCAGCGGGATATCAACATTGCGCTGGTGAATGAGCTGGCCAAGATCTTTAACAAGATGGGGATTGATACCGAGGCGGTGCTGGAAGCGGCTGGAACCAAATGGAATTTCCTGCCGTTCCGCCCCGGTCTGGTGGGCGGGCACTGCATCGGGGTGGACCCTTATTACCTGACCCACAAGGCCGAAAAGCTGGGATATCATCCCGAGATCCTGCTGGCGGGTCGGCGGCTGAATGACGGCATGGGTGCCTATGCTGCCGGCGAGATGGTGAAGGCGATGCTGAAACGCGGCCTGCCGGTTTCGGGCGCGCGGGTTCTGGTGATGGGGCTGACCTTCAAGGAGAACTGCCCGGATCTGCGCAATACGCGGGTGATCGATGTGGTGCGCAGCCTGGAGGAATACGGGGCGAAGGTCGATGTATATGATCCCCATGCAGACCCCGAGGAGGCACAGGCGGAATACGGCATCTCGCTGGTTCCGGAGATCGGGCAGGGGGCCTATGCCGGGGTGGTGCTGGCGGTGGCACATTCCGAGTTCCGCGAAATGGGCGCGGAAGCGATCCGCGCCTTGGGGACCGCCGGCGCGCTGGTCTATGACCTGAAATATGTGCTGGCGCCGGAAGATGCGGATCTGCGGCTTTGA